aacagttttcatccatatgaccaATTTTGATTACACCTAAATATTATAACACCATTATCTGTATTACACTGTCTCCGCAATTTACGACTAGAAAATACTATTAACGCCCGGCTTTGTTGTGCACCTTAGTGAGTGGATGATTCTCAAATGACAACgagaacaacaaaatattggAATGTATTAAAGTCCAAACCGTGTCGATTATTTATGTATGATTAAGCCTGGACTCTTGATTACACGCTATCAACATCATGCACATCTACACAACCCGCGAAAAAACACCAGAGCGTTTGGGAATGatacaagtttcatgcaaagacatacaatgtatagtaaTGTTGAGTAgtttatcaaagtataaacaccacatgcACAGGAGCCTAGATCCaatgactctgtttactgattgaACACGGCACATCATAACCATaacattgatacattgtaacaactgttactgctatattataacttccacatatataaacaaactgataaaagtatTGTGGAAACATAATGTACATCAAAGGCACcaactgttgtttttgtatcagttgcaATGATGTTTTACCTAAATTTCCCTGAAGTCTTTTCTTGGCTCAGTACATTCAAGCAAAAGCACTGGTGTTTTTTCGTGGGTTGTAATTTTTGATGGTGTCACTTTTGAATTGACCTGACCGTTATAGCGTTTGTTTTCCTTACACAGGAGCATCAGGTCACTAAAAGTCAACATCACaaactattatatatactattatactattatataactattattatataactattatttgtatgtatgtatgtatgtatatatatatatatatatatatatatatatatatatatatatatatatatatatatatatatatatatatatatatatatatatatacacacggGTAACGCAATTTATTGGAAAGATTGAATCATTTCCATAAAAGAATTTAAATTACCTCCGATATTCAAAAAAAAGTATTAGCTCaaatgaatgttttaatttcaagtTCTAGTTTATTTATAAAAGATCATCAACTTAATTAAAGGTCTGCTTCGGAAGACAATCTCCATACTTTCTAACACACGGGACACTACTTGTTCTTGGAATCAGAAACATCACAAATGTTATCAAAGAACTATACTATTGTAAGGTTGGTGGGCGGAAGCATACGAGAAGGAGCTTGAGTCAATATATGTCTTCATCAAAAACAGGTGGTGCAGTAGGTATATCACTGCGCGACTATGGCATCTTAGGCATTCTGACTACGATATCTATCTCGCCATTTGACTGAGAGACAGATATCATGGTAGTAATAATGTCGAGATTATTCAAGATGCTCCTAAGGATCAAAGTGAGCATTTTGCATATCAATTTCCTCACGCTTCTGTGAGTATAGTACCCAGAAGAGAGAGGCAAAACCAGCAAAAAGGAGTGGAAATACAACACGGCAAATCCTGTCGATGTTTCTTGCAATAGCCAATAACTTATTACTTTCCATTCGTCTTTTCAGTCGTTTTTTCTTCCTTCTCACTGACGGAGTGATAGTATATTGATTTCGTTTCTCATCTCTCATCCCCAGTTCTACAGCTTCCTGGTCGCCATGCCTGTCCCCAGACAAAACTAGGCATTCTTTTTCGTCAATTTTCTGAAGATAACGAGATAAATAAGATTCATGTAAACACaactatttatatatttgatCAGTCTGAGACTGAATTAACACAGAGGGAGTTCGTTTCAGACTTCTTAAAAAAGACTTTCAAATATATTGCATTTCATCTACCTCgttatttcatttaatacaaGTGATGCAAATgaatattattatcatcattattataaatttctgactaatttgcataaatatttttAAGTTGGTGATATATCATCAATGTCAGGCCTGAAAGTCATTAAATCTGGTAGATACAGTGATGATATTATTCTcttaaacacaaaaacagacTACGTAACGGAAGATGGTGTATAAAGATGCATGGATCCGCTTATATTATGATTTAGTAATGACATTAATTTTCTACTCAGCTCATATATCTAACAAATATTTGGTGGGCCtagccatagaccctccacccacatgGCCTAGCCTAAACAATATTTTGAGTCTGTTACTGTCATGTTTTTGTAATGCTGTTTGCAGTTACGTGATTGCAAAATCTTTAGTTTGTTATTGCTATGTGCTTTTGGtagttttttttgttcatttacgTTATTGCCAAATACAAATTTTATAAACTCACCGTGTCGTTCTCATTCTCATCGTCTTCAGGTATGCCTTGAATGGGTTCTTTTTTACTAGCCCTGACGcttgaaatgtaaaaataattgaCCGCAGAGAATTCTAGCAAGGCAGCAAACACAAACGTTATGCATACGGTAAACCACAAATCGATTGCCTAGAAGAGGAACCAAAAAAAGATGATACACAGAGAATTGGCCACAGAAAGTAATTTCACATAAACATCAACTTTTACAATAAGTGACCAAAACAGATCAATTCAAGTCAGACTTGTTATCACTGGAACACACACTGTAATGGCTAAAACATCACTAAATTTTAGATGAATAACTCCTCTGATACGTACCgattctttattttcatttcagcaATAATATATAGAAACAGAGAAAATGTTACAGATAAAATAATTTGGCATACGTTTGGTTCTGATGCTCATGTCTTTTGAAATTAAGAAAAGTTACACTCTTGCATTctgctgaaaaaaaaagtgcTCTGATTTTCGACTTGTCACAGTAAAATCGAAATGATTGAATAACATCCTATATTAGCAACACCTTGATTACATAAGTGAAATAACAGGATTGACGATTACAAGAATTGTCACtctattataaaaaataaaaacgttTCAAATCATGAATTTGGTGTCAGTTTTCTTTGGTTTTACAAGAATGCATCATATATAAGGAACAGTACTAAACGTACAGTTGGATATGACAATGCAGGAATCATCCATCTTATTGAGCTACTCTGAGTGACCAGGGTCAGTACAGATGTGATACCGAGAGATGCCCTGGCAGGAGTAGCATCTACGTGTAACCAGAACGATATCCAGGAAATGATCACCAATAAAAATGATGGAAGAAATAGGCTGACGATGAAGAACCCCAACGAACGTTCCAGTTTCAACTCGGCTACAAGTGTGGAATAATTGCCTGTTAACACAATAGAGAAACGTCTGTTAATAATGTATAACGCAGAGTGAATATCTGTAAAGCTTGAAAAATGGCGCTTAGCGCGCACGTGTGCGTATGCGTATGTgtattgtgtctgtctgtctgtctttctgtctgtctgtctgtctgtctgtccatccatccatcactGTGTGTGGGTgaatgtatgcgtgtgtgtgcatgtgcacaTCTTATTCGCAAACTTTtgtttcagtaaacttaatgtATCCTTTATTGGCGACAGTATATAGCTAGGTATAAACTAACCCAGAGGCATGCTATCAATTTGATGCCAGGTAGCGATCCTTTCTATTCGGAACTGAGGTAATGCGAAGTCGTAATATGGttttaaagcattcacatcacTCCAGCGAAGCACCACGTGATCACTGTTGTAAGCATCTagacaaatatgtaaaataaaattaatacgattaacataattaataatcataattatcaatattacGTCACATGGGAACTTATAATTGTACTGATACAATTTGTTCACTTGAACTTGATAAACGTTTTAACCTACACATTTAACCATCGCTGTCGATGATCATGATggtagaaatacatgtagtctattaATTTACAATTACGTCATGGGTTTGTTATTAAACCAGAACCAGGAAACATCT
The genomic region above belongs to Glandiceps talaboti chromosome 8, keGlaTala1.1, whole genome shotgun sequence and contains:
- the LOC144439367 gene encoding glycine receptor subunit alphaZ1-like; the encoded protein is MQVPLNLVPVAGLLNAYDSLVLLWCGFCHGDGSESHDSSSVKDEHMRIIHEVLKHQEISIFRPDIHGGPVDVECYILLLGLGDINPMSMDYKVDIEFFTQWMDDRLTHNSSVLVFQTVESVKKIWVPDVYFENEKEGHQHAILSENIALVLRPDGNITYSTRLTLTLSCLMHLELFPLDIQRCTIKIKSYAYNSDHVVLRWSDVNALKPYYDFALPQFRIERIATWHQIDSMPLGNYSTLVAELKLERSLGFFIVSLFLPSFLLVIISWISFWLHVDATPARASLGITSVLTLVTQSSSIRWMIPALSYPTAIDLWFTVCITFVFAALLEFSAVNYFYISSVRASKKEPIQGIPEDDENENDTKIDEKECLVLSGDRHGDQEAVELGMRDEKRNQYTITPSVRRKKKRLKRRMESNKLLAIARNIDRICRVVFPLLFAGFASLFWVLYSQKREEIDMQNAHFDP